The following proteins are encoded in a genomic region of Sorangiineae bacterium MSr12523:
- a CDS encoding AraC family transcriptional regulator ligand-binding domain-containing protein, translated as MMYIPKVSRALLEAMRAGLADIEDLARSVGLDPTMPEHASVEQVYDLFSLAAAKSPPWFGLIMGTHIDSELFDVVAANSTTLGEGLQKLAYHKHEMSGEWRDIVREAERTTIRFKLTEGPFARQRQDFETSFSLRCARHLVGDEALEPVRVAFEFERPAPEYYAHYVSTFKCEIFFNARNSELVFNSVDWARPISRASGDVPSSITQRGGRLDERWRGRNKSSRVREVLRTKPSSSIEEVAARLNLNRRDLQRQLQEEGNSFTQLVEEVKIRIACRCLQTEGYNLRKLRLELGYDTEQKLLRALEQWSRKSPELRELLERVRKV; from the coding sequence ATGATGTACATCCCGAAAGTTTCCCGTGCTTTGCTGGAGGCAATGCGTGCGGGTCTCGCGGATATCGAAGACCTCGCTCGTTCCGTGGGACTCGACCCCACGATGCCGGAACACGCGAGCGTCGAACAAGTATACGACCTTTTCTCGCTCGCCGCCGCCAAGTCTCCCCCATGGTTCGGGTTAATTATGGGTACTCATATTGATTCCGAGCTGTTCGATGTCGTTGCTGCGAACAGCACCACCCTCGGAGAGGGCCTACAGAAACTCGCATACCACAAACACGAAATGAGTGGCGAATGGCGGGACATCGTGCGCGAAGCCGAACGAACGACGATACGATTCAAGCTGACCGAAGGGCCGTTCGCGAGACAAAGGCAGGACTTCGAGACGTCATTCTCATTGCGGTGTGCTCGACATCTCGTCGGAGATGAAGCGCTCGAGCCCGTTCGTGTAGCCTTCGAATTCGAGAGACCGGCCCCGGAATATTACGCACACTACGTCTCGACGTTCAAATGTGAAATATTCTTCAATGCGCGCAACAGTGAGCTCGTTTTCAATAGTGTCGATTGGGCGCGACCGATATCTCGTGCAAGCGGCGATGTTCCCAGCAGTATCACTCAACGGGGAGGTCGGCTCGATGAGCGTTGGAGGGGACGGAACAAGTCGAGTCGCGTCCGCGAGGTACTGCGGACCAAGCCGTCTTCGAGCATCGAAGAAGTCGCGGCCCGACTCAACCTGAACAGACGCGACTTGCAGCGACAGCTCCAGGAAGAGGGAAATAGTTTTACGCAATTGGTAGAGGAAGTCAAAATTCGAATTGCCTGTCGATGCCTCCAAACCGAAGGGTATAATTTGCGCAAGTTGCGCCTAGAACTGGGATACGACACCGAGCAGAAATTGCTCCGCGCCCTCGAGCAGTGGTCTCGAAAGTCACCCGAACTTCGGGAGCTCCTGGAGCGCGTGCGGAAGGTCTAA